The following are encoded in a window of Mycolicibacterium tusciae JS617 genomic DNA:
- a CDS encoding DoxX family protein — protein MTAYDSAADVGLLILRVVLGLTMAAHGYNKFFGKGGLKGTAGWFDSMGMKPGMFHARIAATTEMASGIGLAVGLLTPIPAAGFVALMLVAAWTVHRPNGFFIVKEGWEYNLVLAASAVGIATIGAGKYSLDYLLFRTSTLYDFLHGWWGLVISLGLGLAGGIGQLAIFYRPPAKADAA, from the coding sequence ATGACTGCATACGACTCCGCTGCTGACGTCGGCCTGCTGATCCTGCGAGTCGTGCTCGGTCTCACGATGGCCGCGCACGGTTACAACAAGTTCTTCGGCAAGGGCGGGTTGAAGGGCACAGCCGGCTGGTTCGACAGCATGGGCATGAAGCCCGGCATGTTCCACGCCCGGATCGCCGCGACCACCGAGATGGCGTCGGGCATCGGCCTGGCCGTCGGCCTGCTCACGCCCATCCCAGCTGCGGGCTTCGTCGCACTGATGCTGGTGGCCGCGTGGACGGTGCACCGGCCCAACGGCTTCTTCATCGTTAAGGAGGGCTGGGAGTACAACCTGGTGCTCGCGGCTTCTGCGGTCGGTATCGCGACGATCGGGGCGGGCAAGTACAGCCTCGACTACCTGTTGTTCCGGACCTCGACGCTCTACGACTTCCTGCACGGCTGGTGGGGCCTGGTCATCTCGCTCGGCCTCGGTCTGGCCGGCGGCATCGGTCAGCTGGCCATCTTCTACCGGCCGCCTGCCAAGGCGGACGCTGCCTAG
- a CDS encoding NAD(P)/FAD-dependent oxidoreductase produces MTSSLRADVVVVGGGTVGAWTAVLLAESGDRTVVLLEAATLGDGASSRAAGMVRAQGGTETAIRLGLRTQEFYAASGDRFPLDCGFVAQGYLMPCFSQAEVEQAHERITLQRSLGLDVQWLSAGDLDDWQTGLARGVTLGASYAPGDGYIDAPRNVLAYSAALTACGVDVREHCAFTGLRISGGRVVGVDTSDGPIDTERVVLTGGPKLGKVGETAGGRIPAGGARHQVVVTAPVSAFDVHAVPMVFDLPSGIYWRPGEAGGLLWGMSNPDEAPGVAADFDETYYRKARDRIEELLPGVKGLGLRRMWAATIDYTPDHLPILGPLLTDDGPVEGTVVASPAGHGMMWGPAVAQAAADVTTSGTCSWLDLTDLGLDRFDADGNSRVAPEPISLPFPEKATL; encoded by the coding sequence ATGACCAGCTCCCTTCGTGCCGACGTAGTGGTGGTGGGCGGCGGCACGGTCGGCGCGTGGACGGCCGTTCTGCTCGCCGAGAGCGGTGACCGCACCGTCGTCCTGCTCGAAGCCGCCACCCTGGGTGACGGCGCCAGCAGCCGGGCGGCGGGCATGGTGCGCGCGCAGGGCGGCACCGAAACAGCCATCAGGCTCGGGCTGCGCACCCAGGAGTTCTACGCCGCCAGCGGCGACCGCTTCCCGCTGGACTGTGGCTTCGTGGCGCAGGGTTACCTGATGCCGTGTTTCTCGCAAGCCGAGGTGGAACAGGCGCACGAGCGGATTACGTTGCAGCGCTCGCTCGGTCTTGACGTCCAGTGGCTGTCCGCCGGTGACCTCGACGATTGGCAGACCGGCTTGGCGAGGGGCGTCACGCTGGGTGCGTCCTATGCACCCGGTGACGGATACATCGACGCGCCGCGCAACGTGCTGGCATACTCCGCCGCGCTCACCGCGTGCGGCGTCGATGTGCGCGAACATTGCGCGTTCACCGGCCTTCGCATATCGGGTGGCCGCGTGGTGGGGGTCGACACCTCCGATGGCCCGATCGACACCGAACGCGTAGTGCTGACCGGCGGCCCAAAACTGGGCAAGGTCGGAGAGACCGCCGGAGGACGGATACCTGCGGGCGGTGCGCGACATCAGGTCGTCGTCACCGCGCCCGTCTCAGCGTTCGACGTGCACGCCGTGCCGATGGTGTTCGACCTGCCGTCCGGAATCTATTGGCGTCCAGGTGAAGCCGGCGGTCTGCTATGGGGGATGAGCAACCCCGACGAGGCGCCGGGCGTCGCCGCGGACTTCGATGAAACTTACTATCGGAAGGCCCGTGACCGCATCGAGGAGCTGCTGCCCGGTGTCAAAGGCCTCGGCCTTCGGCGCATGTGGGCGGCGACCATCGACTACACACCGGATCACCTGCCGATCCTTGGACCGCTGCTGACTGACGACGGACCTGTCGAGGGAACGGTGGTGGCCAGCCCGGCCGGTCACGGAATGATGTGGGGCCCCGCGGTCGCGCAGGCCGCTGCCGACGTCACGACATCGGGCACCTGTTCGTGGCTCGATCTGACGGACCTCGGCCTCGACCGCTTCGACGCCGACGGCAACAGTCGCGTTGCCCCAGAACCGATCTCACTACCATTCCCGGAGAAAGCGACACTGTGA
- a CDS encoding acetate--CoA ligase family protein: MAGGTGGAGGQEAPLPIAMSEARRGAVAAMLGARSVAVVGASPRPDSFGSRMVIEAQRGTARVHLVNPRYDRIGDALCAPSLTDLEDDVDLVLLGVPDEALLEQLESAVAIGARGAVLFGSAHGLSEKLTAIAMNAGIAVCGAGCMGFINNVRGVRALGYLEPDPLPAGGISLITHSGSAFSTLLRARRGFGFRLAVSSGQELVTNTADYVEYALDDPDTRIIALLMETPRDVPRLRKALLRAAGQGVPVVILTVGGSPRGKAMVAAHSGALAGDRAAWDAFCAATGAIGVSDLAEFADTLELFSATRRSRGGGVATVHDSGAERALVADLAHDLGVEFADLTDDTLATVGALLDEGLAASNPLDVWGTGADTRNLFGSCLRAMIDDPGVGVTALAVDLVTEFDGDTAYADAVLDVAELTEAPLAVLASVPSAIDTVTAQRLRDNGVPVIEGARSGLAALGHLAHWPLPVEESPSPGRRRDIDPGASASEVLAAYGIPVVGSRSADSLDQALAAADAVGYPVALKTVGVLHKTEVGGVVLGLADTAALTAAYNAMAQRLGPAVTVETMVDGGVEISVGFVRDDAFGPLVVVAAGGTLVELMEDRVVACPPLSRSGALRMLDRLRVAPLLAGWRGSPAVDIDALADVIVSVSELAVDHGDEFDAVEANPVITTPHGAIAVDTVMIPRHLRDQKIE; the protein is encoded by the coding sequence ATGGCAGGCGGCACGGGCGGCGCTGGCGGACAAGAAGCGCCGCTTCCGATCGCGATGAGCGAAGCGCGGCGCGGGGCCGTCGCCGCCATGCTCGGCGCCCGATCGGTGGCCGTGGTCGGTGCCAGCCCACGTCCCGACAGCTTCGGCTCACGCATGGTGATCGAGGCGCAACGCGGCACGGCGCGCGTGCATCTGGTCAATCCCCGCTACGACCGGATCGGCGATGCGCTCTGCGCGCCGTCGCTGACCGATCTCGAAGACGACGTCGACCTGGTGTTGCTCGGGGTGCCCGACGAGGCCCTGCTCGAGCAGCTGGAGTCCGCTGTGGCGATCGGTGCGAGGGGGGCGGTGCTGTTCGGCTCCGCGCACGGATTGAGCGAAAAGCTCACCGCGATTGCTATGAATGCGGGCATCGCGGTGTGCGGCGCGGGATGCATGGGCTTCATCAACAACGTGCGCGGTGTGCGAGCGTTGGGCTACCTGGAGCCGGATCCGTTGCCCGCCGGCGGAATAAGCCTCATCACGCATTCCGGGTCGGCGTTCTCCACGCTGCTGCGCGCGAGGCGCGGGTTCGGCTTCCGTCTGGCGGTATCCTCCGGCCAGGAACTGGTGACCAACACCGCGGACTATGTCGAGTATGCACTCGATGATCCCGATACCCGCATCATCGCGCTGCTCATGGAGACACCGCGCGACGTGCCGAGGTTGCGGAAGGCGCTGCTGCGAGCGGCGGGCCAGGGCGTGCCGGTGGTGATCCTGACCGTGGGCGGTTCGCCTCGGGGCAAGGCGATGGTGGCGGCACATTCTGGTGCGCTCGCAGGTGACCGCGCGGCATGGGACGCGTTCTGTGCGGCCACTGGCGCCATCGGCGTCAGTGACCTCGCCGAGTTCGCCGATACGCTGGAATTGTTCTCGGCGACAAGGCGGTCCCGCGGCGGCGGCGTGGCGACCGTGCACGATTCCGGCGCCGAACGCGCGCTGGTCGCCGACCTCGCCCACGACCTGGGCGTCGAGTTCGCCGACCTGACCGACGACACGCTCGCCACTGTCGGCGCGCTGCTCGACGAGGGACTGGCCGCCTCAAACCCGCTGGACGTGTGGGGCACGGGTGCCGATACCCGCAACCTGTTCGGCAGCTGCCTGCGGGCGATGATCGACGATCCTGGTGTCGGCGTCACCGCCCTTGCGGTTGATCTCGTCACCGAATTCGACGGTGACACCGCCTACGCGGACGCGGTCCTCGACGTTGCCGAACTCACCGAAGCACCGCTGGCCGTGCTGGCATCGGTACCGTCAGCAATCGACACCGTCACAGCGCAGCGCCTGCGCGACAACGGAGTTCCCGTGATCGAAGGCGCGCGTAGTGGGCTGGCCGCGCTCGGTCATCTCGCGCATTGGCCGCTCCCAGTCGAGGAATCACCAAGTCCCGGTCGACGCCGCGACATCGACCCGGGGGCCTCGGCGTCCGAGGTGCTCGCCGCCTACGGAATCCCGGTGGTGGGATCGCGGTCGGCGGACTCGCTCGACCAGGCGTTGGCGGCGGCGGATGCGGTCGGCTATCCGGTGGCGCTTAAAACGGTTGGTGTGCTGCATAAGACCGAGGTCGGCGGCGTAGTCCTTGGCCTGGCCGACACGGCGGCATTGACGGCGGCCTACAACGCCATGGCGCAACGACTGGGACCCGCGGTGACTGTCGAGACGATGGTCGACGGCGGTGTGGAGATCTCGGTCGGCTTCGTGCGAGACGACGCGTTCGGTCCGTTGGTGGTGGTCGCCGCGGGCGGCACTCTCGTCGAGTTGATGGAAGACCGCGTGGTGGCATGCCCACCGCTGTCGCGGTCGGGGGCGCTGCGGATGCTCGACCGTCTGCGAGTGGCGCCACTACTCGCCGGATGGCGCGGGTCACCCGCGGTGGACATCGACGCGTTGGCGGACGTCATCGTCAGCGTTTCGGAGTTGGCCGTCGATCACGGCGACGAGTTCGACGCGGTGGAGGCAAACCCCGTCATCACGACACCGCACGGAGCGATCGCGGTGGACACCGTGATGATCCCCCGACACCTGCGCGATCAGAAGATCGAATAG
- a CDS encoding DUF3556 domain-containing protein, producing MGFLKPDMPVVDFAEWSKGSRSEMIRPMARHWAEVGFGTPVVMHLFYVVKILLYILGGWLFALATAGVDGFTNVAQWWTEPIVFQKVVLYTMLFEVIGLGCGFGPLNNRFFPPLGSILYWLRPNTIRLPPWPSRVPLTRGDARTPLDVVLYAALLVVLIVALFSNGTGPAPSLGTTIGVLPMWQIWTILGLLALAGLRDKVIFLAARGEVYASFTVAFLFVGYGVDMIIAAKLVCVAIWMGAATSKLNKHFPFVISTMMSNNPLIRTKSLKRRFFEKFPDDLRPGRVSRLIAHFSTAIEMLVPLVLLFSHGGWPTYIAAFVMLCFHFGILSAIPMGVPLEWNVFMMFCVVTLFVGHAEVSLSDMTTPLPVLLFALLATIVVLGNLFPRKISFLPGMRYYAGNWDTTWWCIKPSANEKIERGLVAIASMPASQLEKVYGSPEQAMIYLYKGYAFRGFNSHGKALLTLVHNALAGRNQDEYVITEGERLCSTAVGWNFGDGHMHNEQLIAAMQKRCNFEPGEVRVILLDAQPFHRQRQEYRLVDAATGEFERGYVNVSDMVTGQPWSDDIPIHVTWSATTTSP from the coding sequence ATGGGATTCCTCAAGCCCGACATGCCCGTCGTCGACTTCGCCGAGTGGAGCAAGGGTTCACGGTCCGAGATGATCCGGCCGATGGCGCGGCACTGGGCCGAGGTGGGCTTCGGTACGCCTGTCGTGATGCACCTGTTCTACGTCGTGAAGATCCTGCTCTACATCCTCGGCGGCTGGCTCTTTGCGCTGGCCACCGCGGGCGTGGACGGGTTCACCAACGTCGCGCAGTGGTGGACCGAACCGATCGTGTTCCAGAAGGTCGTGCTCTACACCATGCTGTTCGAGGTCATCGGCCTCGGTTGCGGGTTCGGCCCGCTGAACAACAGGTTCTTCCCGCCGCTGGGATCGATCCTGTACTGGTTGCGGCCCAACACCATTCGGCTGCCACCATGGCCGAGCCGGGTACCGCTGACCAGGGGCGACGCGCGCACACCGCTCGACGTCGTGCTGTACGCGGCCCTACTGGTGGTGCTCATCGTGGCGCTGTTCTCCAATGGCACCGGACCGGCGCCTTCGCTCGGCACCACCATCGGGGTGCTGCCGATGTGGCAGATCTGGACCATTCTCGGCCTGCTGGCGTTGGCAGGTCTGCGTGACAAGGTGATCTTTCTGGCCGCTCGCGGCGAGGTATATGCGTCCTTCACGGTGGCGTTCCTGTTCGTGGGCTACGGGGTCGACATGATCATCGCCGCCAAGTTGGTGTGTGTGGCGATCTGGATGGGCGCCGCCACGTCAAAACTCAACAAGCACTTCCCATTCGTGATCTCGACGATGATGTCCAACAATCCGTTGATCCGGACGAAATCGCTGAAGCGACGGTTCTTCGAGAAGTTCCCCGACGATCTGCGCCCCGGTCGGGTGTCGCGGCTCATCGCCCACTTCAGCACCGCGATCGAGATGCTGGTTCCGTTGGTGCTGTTGTTCTCCCACGGCGGCTGGCCGACCTACATCGCCGCGTTCGTCATGCTGTGCTTCCACTTCGGCATCCTGTCGGCGATCCCCATGGGGGTGCCGCTGGAGTGGAACGTGTTCATGATGTTCTGTGTGGTAACGCTTTTCGTCGGCCACGCCGAAGTGAGCCTCAGTGATATGACCACGCCGCTGCCCGTTCTGCTCTTTGCCCTACTGGCCACCATCGTGGTGCTCGGCAACCTGTTCCCGCGCAAGATCTCGTTCCTCCCGGGGATGCGGTACTACGCCGGAAACTGGGACACGACATGGTGGTGCATCAAGCCGTCGGCGAACGAGAAGATCGAGCGCGGACTCGTCGCCATCGCCAGCATGCCGGCCTCTCAGCTGGAGAAGGTCTACGGCAGTCCGGAGCAGGCGATGATCTACCTGTACAAGGGATATGCCTTCCGCGGCTTCAACTCTCATGGCAAGGCCCTGCTGACCCTGGTGCACAACGCACTGGCCGGCCGGAATCAGGACGAGTATGTGATCACCGAAGGTGAGCGGCTCTGCAGCACCGCCGTCGGCTGGAACTTCGGCGATGGCCATATGCACAACGAGCAGCTGATCGCGGCGATGCAGAAGCGGTGCAACTTCGAACCCGGCGAGGTGCGCGTCATTCTCCTTGACGCGCAACCGTTCCACCGGCAGCGGCAGGAGTACCGGTTGGTTGACGCCGCGACGGGGGAGTTCGAGCGTGGCTACGTGAACGTCTCCGACATGGTGACGGGGCAGCCGTGGAGCGACGACATTCCCATCCACGTGACGTGGTCGGCGACAACGACTAGCCCATGA
- a CDS encoding FadR/GntR family transcriptional regulator: MARSGPLAPMIGPDGVGGGTAVRSPKTAELVAGTLRRMVVDGQLKDGDFLPNEAELMTHFGVSRPTLREAVRVLESERLVEVRRGSRTGARVRVPGPEIVARPAGLLLELSGATIADLLTARSGIEPMAARLLAESGTQEAFDELDGMLTDHVPSGWESGRLAETTGDFHQRLVELSGNTTLTIIAGMLHEITVRHTAFAFKEGRPVSKADFDKLMRSYRRLMQLLRAGDGAAAEAHWRKHLDVARILMLEGLEDVKVRDVMG, encoded by the coding sequence GTGGCTCGAAGTGGACCACTGGCGCCGATGATCGGGCCAGACGGGGTCGGCGGGGGTACGGCGGTTCGATCGCCGAAGACCGCCGAGCTCGTCGCAGGCACGTTGCGGCGCATGGTGGTCGACGGCCAGCTCAAAGACGGCGACTTCCTGCCCAACGAGGCAGAACTGATGACGCATTTCGGTGTCAGCAGGCCAACGCTGCGCGAAGCCGTCCGCGTACTTGAATCCGAGCGCCTCGTTGAAGTTCGTCGCGGCTCACGCACCGGCGCTCGCGTGCGCGTGCCCGGTCCCGAGATCGTCGCGCGCCCCGCCGGACTGCTGCTCGAGCTGTCGGGCGCCACGATCGCGGACCTGCTGACAGCCCGGTCGGGCATCGAACCCATGGCGGCCCGGCTTCTCGCCGAGTCCGGCACGCAGGAGGCGTTCGACGAGCTGGACGGGATGCTGACCGACCACGTGCCCTCCGGGTGGGAGTCGGGACGGCTGGCTGAGACGACGGGTGACTTCCACCAACGGCTCGTCGAACTGTCGGGCAACACGACGCTGACGATCATCGCCGGAATGCTGCACGAGATCACCGTGCGGCATACCGCATTCGCCTTCAAGGAAGGTCGGCCGGTGTCCAAGGCCGACTTCGACAAGCTCATGCGGTCCTACCGGCGACTGATGCAGCTGCTCCGCGCGGGCGACGGCGCCGCGGCCGAAGCCCATTGGCGCAAACACCTCGACGTGGCGCGTATTTTGATGCTGGAGGGGCTCGAGGACGTCAAAGTCCGCGACGTTATGGGGTGA
- a CDS encoding thiolase family protein, giving the protein MAEAVIVEAVRSPVGKRNGGLSGVHPGELSAQVLNGLAQRSGIDPGIVDDVIWGCVMQAGEQALDIARTAVLAAGWPESVPGVTVDRQCGSSQQSVHFAAAGVVAGHYDVVVAGGVESMSRTPMGSSLANGGHPYPEAFRSRYTQTPNQGVGAEMIAEQWGFSRTDLDQFSLGSHEKAAAAQDSGAYDDQIVAIKDQDGNTVLQDEGIRRGGTIESIGKIKPAFKEDGVIHAGNSSQISDGSAALLFMSAEKAKSLGLKPLAKVHTAVLAGADPVIMLTAPIPATQKVLKRSGLSLDEIGVFEVNEAFAPVPLAWLKDIGADEKKLNPNGGAIALGHPLGGSGARIMTTMLYHMRDKGIQYGLQTMCEGGGQANATILELL; this is encoded by the coding sequence ATGGCTGAAGCTGTCATCGTCGAGGCTGTGCGTTCGCCGGTCGGCAAGCGCAACGGCGGGTTGTCGGGTGTTCACCCCGGCGAGCTGTCGGCACAGGTACTCAATGGTCTGGCCCAGCGCTCGGGCATCGACCCCGGCATCGTCGACGACGTCATCTGGGGCTGCGTCATGCAGGCCGGCGAGCAGGCGCTCGATATCGCGCGTACCGCCGTGCTGGCTGCGGGGTGGCCCGAGAGCGTGCCGGGCGTGACCGTCGACCGGCAGTGCGGGTCGAGCCAGCAGTCGGTGCACTTCGCTGCGGCTGGCGTGGTTGCCGGACACTACGACGTCGTCGTCGCCGGTGGCGTCGAGTCGATGTCGCGCACCCCGATGGGCTCCTCGCTGGCCAACGGTGGGCATCCTTACCCGGAGGCGTTCCGCAGCCGTTACACCCAGACTCCGAACCAGGGCGTCGGCGCCGAGATGATCGCCGAGCAGTGGGGCTTCAGCCGCACCGACCTCGATCAGTTCTCGCTCGGCTCCCACGAGAAGGCTGCCGCCGCACAGGATTCCGGTGCCTACGACGATCAGATCGTCGCGATCAAGGATCAAGACGGCAACACGGTGCTCCAGGACGAGGGCATCCGCCGCGGCGGCACCATCGAGTCGATCGGCAAGATCAAGCCGGCGTTCAAGGAAGACGGTGTGATCCACGCCGGTAACTCCAGCCAGATCTCCGACGGCTCGGCGGCCCTGCTGTTCATGTCGGCGGAGAAGGCGAAGTCGTTGGGGCTCAAGCCGCTTGCCAAGGTGCACACTGCAGTGCTGGCCGGTGCTGATCCGGTGATCATGCTGACCGCGCCGATCCCGGCCACCCAGAAGGTGCTGAAGCGCTCGGGCCTGAGTCTTGACGAAATCGGCGTGTTCGAGGTCAACGAGGCCTTCGCTCCCGTGCCCTTGGCGTGGCTCAAGGACATCGGTGCCGACGAGAAGAAACTCAACCCCAACGGTGGAGCGATCGCGCTCGGTCATCCGCTCGGCGGTTCCGGCGCGCGCATCATGACCACGATGCTGTACCACATGCGGGACAAGGGCATTCAGTACGGTCTGCAGACCATGTGTGAGGGTGGCGGCCAGGCCAACGCCACCATCCTCGAGCTGCTGTGA
- a CDS encoding acyl-CoA dehydrogenase family protein has protein sequence MYGLTEQDRRIRDTARAFVETLMPHEVEAELAGGVLPKEITAEHHTRAIELGLYATNMPASVGGQGCTALQQVLVQEQCGRVTNGLAWVMATPPQWWVDVATDYQLQRWLLPSVRGEKHEAYAITEEFAGSDVSTLVATARRDGDEYVVNGVKWHVTSFNLADYVFVEAVLPGGDHVLLVVDLPWPGVEVVRTPHYSHHIADEHPIVAFSDVRVPQANLVGTEGGPMTFSQDWFRFERMMVAARCVGAAQRLVDETTAFAQTRVVDGKPLGEHQLVAGMLADNATELFAARTMLYEVARSIDAGHDRKTLHGQASMAKLYCSEMAGRVADRAVQIFGGRGYMRENVAERMYRELRVERIWEGASEIQRIIVGRQLMTRGPAALLDPV, from the coding sequence ATGTACGGCCTGACCGAACAGGATCGGCGCATTCGCGACACCGCGCGCGCGTTCGTTGAAACGCTGATGCCTCACGAGGTGGAGGCCGAACTGGCCGGGGGTGTGCTGCCGAAGGAGATCACGGCCGAGCATCACACGCGCGCAATCGAATTGGGTCTATACGCCACCAACATGCCGGCATCTGTCGGCGGTCAGGGCTGTACCGCCCTGCAGCAGGTGCTGGTGCAGGAACAGTGTGGCCGGGTGACCAACGGACTGGCTTGGGTGATGGCCACCCCGCCGCAGTGGTGGGTTGACGTGGCCACCGACTACCAACTTCAACGCTGGCTGCTGCCGTCGGTACGCGGTGAGAAGCACGAGGCGTACGCGATCACCGAAGAGTTTGCCGGCTCGGATGTGTCCACGCTGGTGGCCACCGCCCGCAGGGACGGCGACGAGTATGTGGTCAACGGGGTCAAGTGGCACGTCACGTCCTTCAATCTCGCCGACTACGTATTCGTCGAGGCCGTGCTTCCTGGCGGCGACCACGTTCTGCTGGTGGTCGATCTACCGTGGCCGGGTGTGGAAGTGGTTCGCACACCGCACTATTCGCATCACATCGCCGATGAGCATCCGATCGTGGCGTTCAGCGACGTCCGAGTTCCCCAGGCGAACCTGGTCGGGACCGAGGGCGGTCCGATGACGTTCAGCCAGGACTGGTTTCGGTTCGAGCGGATGATGGTCGCGGCGCGTTGCGTAGGCGCGGCGCAGCGCCTCGTCGACGAGACGACGGCGTTCGCGCAGACGCGGGTCGTGGACGGCAAGCCGCTGGGCGAGCACCAGTTGGTGGCGGGCATGCTTGCCGACAACGCGACCGAGTTGTTCGCGGCCAGAACCATGCTCTACGAGGTCGCCCGATCGATCGACGCCGGACACGACCGCAAGACGCTCCACGGACAGGCCTCCATGGCGAAGCTGTACTGCTCGGAGATGGCCGGGCGGGTCGCCGACCGCGCGGTGCAGATCTTCGGTGGCCGCGGCTACATGCGCGAGAACGTCGCCGAGCGGATGTACCGCGAGCTTCGCGTGGAACGAATCTGGGAGGGCGCAAGCGAGATTCAGCGGATCATTGTGGGCCGTCAGCTGATGACTCGCGGTCCGGCGGCGCTACTCGACCCTGTTTAG
- a CDS encoding cupin domain-containing protein — protein sequence MNTIDTALLTKATDAELEDWGPLAEATGDAMATHGLEMWVDGDKSAGIWQCTPGPSYWVQDENEVIYLLSGRMTVTPDGGEPAEIKAGDIAVFPTGWKGTWDLHETVRKVYSIF from the coding sequence GTGAACACTATCGACACCGCACTACTCACCAAGGCCACCGACGCAGAACTCGAGGACTGGGGCCCGCTTGCCGAAGCGACAGGTGATGCGATGGCCACACACGGTCTCGAGATGTGGGTGGACGGCGACAAGTCCGCGGGCATTTGGCAATGCACTCCGGGACCGTCCTACTGGGTTCAGGACGAGAACGAGGTCATTTATCTTTTGTCTGGCCGGATGACGGTCACACCCGACGGCGGCGAGCCCGCAGAGATCAAGGCCGGCGACATCGCGGTGTTTCCGACCGGCTGGAAGGGCACCTGGGATTTGCACGAGACGGTGCGGAAGGTCTATTCGATCTTCTGA
- a CDS encoding crotonase/enoyl-CoA hydratase family protein, translating to MTADVQAPAALTERRGNVLVITLNRPEARNAVNSAVSIAVGDALQAAQDDPDVRAVVITGAGQSFCAGADLKAISRRENLFHPDHGEWGFAGYVHHYIDKPTIAAVNGTALGGGSELALASDLVVAEERAKFGLPEVKRGLIAAAGGVFRIVDHLPRKVAMELIFTGEPMSSADAHKWGLINQVVPDGTAVDAAIALAERITCNAPLAVWASKRVAMGVDEGTITGDEAGWNRTMREIGTLIRSEDAKERPLAFAEKRQPVWKAK from the coding sequence GTGACCGCTGACGTTCAGGCCCCCGCCGCTCTAACCGAGCGGCGGGGAAACGTCCTCGTCATCACGCTCAACCGGCCCGAGGCCCGCAACGCCGTCAACAGCGCGGTGAGCATCGCGGTCGGCGACGCACTGCAGGCCGCCCAGGACGACCCGGATGTGCGCGCCGTGGTGATCACCGGCGCGGGACAATCGTTCTGCGCCGGAGCAGACCTCAAGGCGATATCACGCCGCGAGAACCTGTTCCATCCCGACCACGGCGAATGGGGCTTCGCCGGATACGTCCACCACTACATCGACAAGCCGACGATCGCCGCCGTCAACGGCACCGCACTCGGCGGCGGATCCGAGCTCGCACTCGCCAGTGACCTCGTCGTCGCCGAGGAACGTGCCAAGTTCGGGTTGCCCGAAGTCAAGCGCGGTTTGATTGCTGCCGCGGGTGGCGTGTTCCGCATCGTCGACCACCTACCGCGCAAGGTCGCGATGGAGCTGATCTTCACCGGTGAGCCGATGAGTTCGGCCGATGCGCACAAGTGGGGGCTCATCAACCAGGTCGTGCCCGACGGCACCGCCGTCGACGCGGCCATCGCACTCGCCGAGCGGATTACCTGCAATGCGCCGCTGGCGGTATGGGCAAGCAAGAGGGTCGCGATGGGCGTCGACGAGGGAACCATCACCGGCGACGAGGCCGGCTGGAACCGGACCATGCGCGAGATCGGGACGCTCATTCGTTCCGAGGATGCCAAGGAAAGGCCGCTGGCCTTCGCAGAGAAGCGCCAGCCGGTGTGGAAAGCCAAGTAA